A single window of Kwoniella dejecticola CBS 10117 chromosome 8, complete sequence DNA harbors:
- a CDS encoding alanine-tRNA ligase, with amino-acid sequence MSYADKKPAVPTTAPHPWPSPADWPAAKVRQTYIDYFVKQPGFEHTFWPSSGVIPFDDDTLLFANAGMNQYKPLFLGTADPKSDLSKLIRAVNSQKCIRAGGKHNDLDDVGKDTYHHTFFEMLGNWSFGNYFKIGALTMAWDLLTRVYGLPKDRLYVTYFEGDAKQGLEPDLEAQQIWRDLGVPESHILPGNAKDNFWEMGATGPCGPCSEIHFDRIGGREVPELVNADDPNVLEIWNNVFIQYNREQSGELRPLPAKHVDTGMGFERLVSVLHNVSSNYDTDVFTPIFAKIQELTGGRPYAGKLGEEDVDGVDTAYRVIADHIRTLTIAISDGGVPDKDGRGYVLRRILRRGVRYASNKFNVKIGNFFSSLVPVVVESLSPIFPEVTKKIPELVEILNEEEASFARTLTRGEALFNKYASTALEEKRDVLGGKDIWRLYDTYGFPVDLTQIMAEERGLKIDQEAFEKARLESLEASKAGGKDKGVAGTVKLDVHDLGALEANDQVPKTEDSAKYQLDDIKATVKSIYHSSKFYSSTSEVPANAPFGILLDKTNFYAESGGQEYDTGVLAIDGQAEFKVEDVQVYNGYVLHIGRMEEGEIKVGDEVISTYDELRRWPIRNNHTGTHILNFALREVLGDHIDQKGSLVAPTKLRFDFSHGKSIGVPELTKIEAISNEWIKKAAPVYAQEMPLAEACKIPGLRAVFGEAYPDPVRVVSLGYPLEEIAQNIEDSKWRGTSIEFCGGTHVAKTDSIKDFVIIEESSIAKGIRRIVAVTGHEAHDVSRKAAEFEQRLNKIAELQGKEKEAAMKPYLVELGQSSISLIKKASFKATFEKMQSEIVAATKAKTAADSKVIQDAIKAYFKENPNDNVYVGEFEVAGGNAKTLSAAVTTAKSLSKAVYVFSTETETGKVAHTNYLPKQILDRKVLDAKTWLGEVSKIVGGKGGGRDDSATGVGSEPSKVTEAVAAAKSFYLSKVEA; translated from the exons ATGTCCTACGCCGACAAGAAGCCCGCCGTACCCACTACTGCTCCTCATCCTTGGCCTTCGCCGGCTGATTGGCCAGCTGCGAAGGTCAGGCAAACATATATCGATTACTTCGTCAAGCAACCTGGATTTGAACATACCTTCTGGCCCTCAAGTGGTGTTATCCCTTTCGACGATGATACCCTTCTTTTCGCCAATGCT GGTATGAACCAATATAAACCCCTTTTCCTCGGTACTGCCGACCCAAAATCTGATTTATCGAAACTCATAAGAGCCGTCAACAGTCAGAAATGTATCCGAGCGGGAGGAAAGCACAACG ATCTTGATGACGTTGGTAAAGACACCTACCACCACACTTTCTTCGAGATGTTGGGTAATTGGTCATTCGGAAACtacttcaag ATCGGTGCTCTCACCATGGCCTGGGATCTGCTTACTCGAGTCTACGGTCTGCCGAAAGATAGATTATATGTGACCTATTTCGAAGGAGATGCTAAACAAGGATTAGAACCTGATTTGGAAGCTCA ACAAATATGGAGAGACCTTGGTGTTCCTGAGAGCCATATCTTGCCTGGAAACGCCAAAGACAACTTCTGGG AAATGGGTGCTACGGGACCCTGCGGGCCATGCAG TGAAATCCATTTCGACCGAATCGGCGGAAGGGAAGTACCCGAGCTTGTCAATGCCGATGATCCCAATGTGCTTGAGATCTGGAATAACGTTTTCATCCAATACAACCGAGAGCAATCTGGTGAATTACGACCTTTGCCAGCCAAACACGTCGATACCGGTATGGGTTTCGAGCGATTAGTATCGGTTCTCCACAACGTTTCATCCAATTACGACACCGACGTCTTCACGCCCATCTTTGCTAAAATCCAAGAATTGACGGGTGGAAGACCGTATGCTGGGAAAttaggtgaagaagacgtgGACGGAGTTGACACTGCCTATCGAGTCATTGCCGATCACATCAGAACACTGACTATTGCTATTTCGGATGGTGGAGTACCTGAtaaggatggaagagggtatGTGCTCAGACGAATTTTGAGACGAGGAGTCAGATACGCTAGCAACAAGTTCAACGTGAAGATCGGaaacttcttctcctcccttgTCCCTGTTGTGGTGGAATCTTTG TCACCCATCTTCCCGGAAGTGACCAAGAAGATCCCTGAGCTCGTTGAAATCCtcaacgaggaagaagcttctttcgctcgaACGCTCACAAGGGGTGAAGCTCTGTTCAACAAATACGCCAGTACCGCtttggaagagaagagggatgttCTCGGTGGGAAAGATATCTGGCGATTGTATGACACTTATGGTTTCCCAGTCGATCTTACCCAGATCATGGCTGAAGAACGAGGTCTCAAGATCGACCAAGAAGCTTTCGAAAAGGCCCGATTGGAATCGCTCGAAGCTTCCAAGGCTGGTGGAAAGGACAAGGGTGTTGCAGGTACCGTCAAGTTGGATGTGCATGATTTAGGAGCTTTAGAAGCCAATGATCAAGTTCCAAAGACGGAAGATTCTGCTAAGTACC AACTTGATGACATCAAGGCCACCGTCAAATCCATCTACCACTCATCCAAATTTTACTCATCCACCTCCGAAGTCCCCGCCAACGCTCCATTCGGTATCTTGCTCGACAAGACCAACTTTTACGCCGAATCAGGTGGTCAAGAATACGATACCGGTGTTCTTGCCATCGACGGACAAGCTGAATTCAAAGTGGAAGATGTCCAAGTGTACAACGGTTACGTCCTGCATATCGGTCgaatggaagaaggtgagatCAAGGTCGGAGATGAGGTTATCTCTACgtatgatgag CTTCGACGATGGCCAATCCGAAACAATCACACGGGTACCCACATTCTCAACTTCGCTCTTCGAGAAGTCCTTGGGGACCACATCGACCAAAAAGGATCTCTCGTCGCTCCAACGAAACTTCGATTCGACTTCTCTCACGGTAAATCTATCGGTGTACCTGAGTTGACGAAAATTGAAGCCATCTCAAACGAATGGATCAAGAAAGCCGCTCCGGTTTACGCTCAAGAGATGCCTTTGGCCGAAGCTTGCAAAATTCCAGGGCTGAGAGCTGTGTTTGGAGAAGCTTACCCTGATCCTGTCAGAGTCGTCTCATTAGGCTACCCGCTGGAAGAGATTGCCCAAAACATCGAGGATAGCAAGTGGAGGGGTACATCGATTGAATTCTGTGGAGGAACACATGTCGCCAAGACAGATAGCATCAAGgatttcgtcatcatcgaagagtCTTCTATCGCCAAGGGTATAAGGCGTATTGTGGCGGTCACCGGACATGAAGCGCACGACGTGTCCAGAAAGGCCGCTGAGTTCGAGCAGAGGCTGAACAAGATTGCTGAGCTGCaaggcaaggagaaggaagctgcTATGAAGCCTTATTTGGTT GAATTGGGTCAATCGAGCATATCATTGATCAAAAAAGCCTCATTCAAGGCTACATTCGAGAAGATGCAATCCGAAATCGTAGCTGCTACGAAAGCCAAGACAGCCGCCGATTCGAAGGTTATCCAAGATGCAATTAAGGCTTACTTCAAGGAGAACCCCAATGATAATGTTTACGTTGGTGAATTTGAGGTCGCTGGTGGTAatgccaag ACATTATCGGCTGCCGTCACTACTGCCAAATCACTTTCGAAGGCGGTCTACGTGTTCTCAACCGAAACGGAGACCGGCAAAGTCGCCCACACCAACTACTTGCCTAAACAAATACTGGACAGGAAGGTCTTAGATGCCAAGACATGGTTGGGTGAAGTTAGCAAAATTGTTGGTGGAAAG GGGGGTGGCCGAGACGATTCCGCCACTGGTGTAGGAAGCGAGCCTTCCAAAGTCACCGAGGCTGTTGCTGCTGCCAAGAGCTTCTACCTGTCGAAGGTCGAggcttga